In Stigmatopora argus isolate UIUO_Sarg chromosome 10, RoL_Sarg_1.0, whole genome shotgun sequence, the following proteins share a genomic window:
- the pxylp1 gene encoding 2-phosphoxylose phosphatase 1 isoform X1: MLARNCFLFLVVVSGVALAIICFSLQFFNLIPTTPLVEERLLQAADGAVRIAQGKSRKRVFPVPHTQKPNPLSEAYGYCNTPSHTEQAWEGHIPADYKLLSVQVMIRHGDRYPLYAIPKTKRPAINCTLSISRNPTHPLLRAFISHMGLGGQGRWESPLASIPRLPNHNTCEMGELTQTGVVQQLHNGKILRQAYRPHSLIPSDWSPQQVWVETTGKSRTLQSGLAFLYGFLPKFDWKKLTLHSQWSTLFCGSACDCPARNRYLEEDQRRQYRLRLADKELERTYVDMASTLDIPTRNLRAANPIDSLLCHLCHNLSFPCVFTKDGSTKRCLSTAQFAGIRRHQLDNEKDRTKMGLYRKYAILAMYPYLNRTANKMERVAKVAAGTRKPRAGGEEVFTLSSAHDVTMAPLLSALGLEKARFPPFAARLVLEMWESTSVKQGQQGQKAGKGERSKPKDGEFFIRLLYNGEDVTYQTAFCSSFDRSTSQPLCSLKKFISFVRRDMFNVVNATSYREACYSHTV; this comes from the exons TTAATCTAATCCCCACCACTCCTCTTGTGGAGGAGAGACTTTTACAAGCTGCAGATGGAGCTGTTCGGATTGCTCAGGGCAAGAGCAGAAAACGGGTGTTCCCAGTGCCTCACACCCAGAAACCAAACCCCTTATCTGAAGCCTATGGCTATTGCAACACTCCCAGCCACACTGAACAagcctgggaag GTCATATTCCAGCAGACTACAAACTGCTATCAGTCCAGGTGATGATTCGCCATGGGGACCGTTACCCACTCTACGCTATACCCAAGACCAAAAGGCCAGCCATCAACTGCACACTGTCCATTAGCAG GAATCCCACACACCCCCTGTTGAGAGCCTTCATAAGTCACATGGGCCTTGGAGGACAGGGGCGCTGGGAATCTCCTTTGGCCTCTATCCCTCGATTACCAAACCATAATACTTGCGAAATGGGAGAGCTCACACAAACTG GTGTCGTGCAGCAACTACACAATGGAAAAATCCTCCGTCAAGCCTACAGGCCACATAGCCTCATCCCTTCTGACTGGTCACCTCAACAGGTATGGGTGGAAACCACAGGAAAAAGCCGCACACTTCAGAGCGGACTGGCTTTTCTCTATGGGTTCCTCCCAAAATTTGATTGGAAGAAGCTGACGTTACATTCCCAGTGGAGTACATTGTTTTGCGGCTCTGCCTGCGATTGCCCTGCCAGGAACCGATACCTAGAGGAAGACCAGAGGAGGCAATATCGTCTCCGATTGGCTGATAAGGAACTAGAAAGAACTTATGTTGACATGGCAAGCACTTTAGATATTCCAACACGCAACCTCCGGGCCGCAAACCCAATAGACTCTCTGCTCTGCCATCTCTGCCACAACCTTTCTTTTCCATGCGTGTTCACAAAAGACGGCAGCACCAAGAGGTGTCTGAGTACAGCACAGTTTGCTGGGATTCGCCGACACCAGCTAGATAATGAAAAAGATCGGACAAAAATGGGATTGTATCGTAAATATGCAATCCTGGCAATGTATCCCTACCTCAACCGAACTGCCAACAAAATGGAGCGAGTAGCCAAGGTTGCCGCAGGTACCCGGAAGCCAAGAGCTGGAGGCGAAGAGGTGTTTACCCTGTCATCTGCTCATGATGTAACCATGGCACCTTTGTTGAGTGCCCTGGGGTTGGAGAAGGCCAGGTTCCCACCTTTTGCAGCAAGACTAGTACTTGAAATGTGGGAAAGCACCTCCGTGAAGCAAGGACAGCAGGGCCAGAAGGCTGGAAAAGGAGAAAGGTCAAAACCAAAAGATGGAGAATTTTTTATCAGGCTACTCTACAATGGAGAGGATGTAACATATCAGACCGCATTCTGCAGCTCTTTTGACCGCAGCACCAGTCAGCCTCTCTGCTCTCTGAAAAAGTTTATTTCTTTCGTTAGGAGGGACATGTTCAATGTCGTCAATGCTACTTCCTACCGGGAGGCATGTTATAGTCATACTGTATAA
- the pxylp1 gene encoding 2-phosphoxylose phosphatase 1 isoform X2 produces the protein MVSAAAAHFSLFLIMVNLIPTTPLVEERLLQAADGAVRIAQGKSRKRVFPVPHTQKPNPLSEAYGYCNTPSHTEQAWEGHIPADYKLLSVQVMIRHGDRYPLYAIPKTKRPAINCTLSISRNPTHPLLRAFISHMGLGGQGRWESPLASIPRLPNHNTCEMGELTQTGVVQQLHNGKILRQAYRPHSLIPSDWSPQQVWVETTGKSRTLQSGLAFLYGFLPKFDWKKLTLHSQWSTLFCGSACDCPARNRYLEEDQRRQYRLRLADKELERTYVDMASTLDIPTRNLRAANPIDSLLCHLCHNLSFPCVFTKDGSTKRCLSTAQFAGIRRHQLDNEKDRTKMGLYRKYAILAMYPYLNRTANKMERVAKVAAGTRKPRAGGEEVFTLSSAHDVTMAPLLSALGLEKARFPPFAARLVLEMWESTSVKQGQQGQKAGKGERSKPKDGEFFIRLLYNGEDVTYQTAFCSSFDRSTSQPLCSLKKFISFVRRDMFNVVNATSYREACYSHTV, from the exons TTAATCTAATCCCCACCACTCCTCTTGTGGAGGAGAGACTTTTACAAGCTGCAGATGGAGCTGTTCGGATTGCTCAGGGCAAGAGCAGAAAACGGGTGTTCCCAGTGCCTCACACCCAGAAACCAAACCCCTTATCTGAAGCCTATGGCTATTGCAACACTCCCAGCCACACTGAACAagcctgggaag GTCATATTCCAGCAGACTACAAACTGCTATCAGTCCAGGTGATGATTCGCCATGGGGACCGTTACCCACTCTACGCTATACCCAAGACCAAAAGGCCAGCCATCAACTGCACACTGTCCATTAGCAG GAATCCCACACACCCCCTGTTGAGAGCCTTCATAAGTCACATGGGCCTTGGAGGACAGGGGCGCTGGGAATCTCCTTTGGCCTCTATCCCTCGATTACCAAACCATAATACTTGCGAAATGGGAGAGCTCACACAAACTG GTGTCGTGCAGCAACTACACAATGGAAAAATCCTCCGTCAAGCCTACAGGCCACATAGCCTCATCCCTTCTGACTGGTCACCTCAACAGGTATGGGTGGAAACCACAGGAAAAAGCCGCACACTTCAGAGCGGACTGGCTTTTCTCTATGGGTTCCTCCCAAAATTTGATTGGAAGAAGCTGACGTTACATTCCCAGTGGAGTACATTGTTTTGCGGCTCTGCCTGCGATTGCCCTGCCAGGAACCGATACCTAGAGGAAGACCAGAGGAGGCAATATCGTCTCCGATTGGCTGATAAGGAACTAGAAAGAACTTATGTTGACATGGCAAGCACTTTAGATATTCCAACACGCAACCTCCGGGCCGCAAACCCAATAGACTCTCTGCTCTGCCATCTCTGCCACAACCTTTCTTTTCCATGCGTGTTCACAAAAGACGGCAGCACCAAGAGGTGTCTGAGTACAGCACAGTTTGCTGGGATTCGCCGACACCAGCTAGATAATGAAAAAGATCGGACAAAAATGGGATTGTATCGTAAATATGCAATCCTGGCAATGTATCCCTACCTCAACCGAACTGCCAACAAAATGGAGCGAGTAGCCAAGGTTGCCGCAGGTACCCGGAAGCCAAGAGCTGGAGGCGAAGAGGTGTTTACCCTGTCATCTGCTCATGATGTAACCATGGCACCTTTGTTGAGTGCCCTGGGGTTGGAGAAGGCCAGGTTCCCACCTTTTGCAGCAAGACTAGTACTTGAAATGTGGGAAAGCACCTCCGTGAAGCAAGGACAGCAGGGCCAGAAGGCTGGAAAAGGAGAAAGGTCAAAACCAAAAGATGGAGAATTTTTTATCAGGCTACTCTACAATGGAGAGGATGTAACATATCAGACCGCATTCTGCAGCTCTTTTGACCGCAGCACCAGTCAGCCTCTCTGCTCTCTGAAAAAGTTTATTTCTTTCGTTAGGAGGGACATGTTCAATGTCGTCAATGCTACTTCCTACCGGGAGGCATGTTATAGTCATACTGTATAA